The following are encoded in a window of Pseudophaeobacter arcticus DSM 23566 genomic DNA:
- the repB gene encoding plasmid partitioning protein RepB has product MSGIANTIARSGGSLSERPSKTSAPALGALQGSLASIREIDPNIIDDWGPVDRLEEFTAVNAEDDDESFEGLKNSIREGGQQVPILVRRSKAAEGRFEAIYGRRRLRACRELGIKVRANVQDIDDATALLAKGLENAARRNLSFYEKARFAVAIQTAGHDAATVRQVLNLSASGHSHLTKVTQNVPVKVGDLIGAAPKSGRPKWTELAELFLSKKLTERAALDILARISASSGSDDRLEFLIREATKRGAKTSSGVREITPLEGVTIKTGRGTLSLSVKKSGANAEFATWLESNLAEIIKKSYAEFSDVNSVDDN; this is encoded by the coding sequence ATGTCCGGAATTGCAAATACGATCGCTCGTTCTGGCGGGTCGCTGTCAGAGAGGCCGTCGAAGACCAGTGCTCCGGCTTTGGGGGCCCTTCAAGGTTCTCTGGCATCTATCCGAGAAATTGATCCCAATATAATCGACGATTGGGGGCCAGTAGATCGCCTTGAAGAGTTTACAGCTGTAAACGCCGAAGACGATGACGAGAGCTTCGAAGGACTAAAGAACAGCATCCGAGAAGGTGGTCAGCAAGTGCCTATTCTCGTTCGGCGATCAAAGGCGGCTGAGGGGCGTTTCGAGGCGATTTATGGGCGGCGGCGCTTAAGGGCCTGCCGTGAACTCGGCATCAAGGTTCGCGCAAACGTCCAAGATATCGACGACGCTACGGCTTTGCTGGCGAAAGGACTGGAAAATGCCGCGCGCCGAAACCTCTCTTTTTACGAGAAGGCGCGGTTCGCCGTGGCCATCCAGACGGCGGGCCACGACGCGGCAACTGTTCGGCAGGTTCTCAACCTCTCTGCGTCGGGTCATTCACACCTTACAAAGGTAACACAGAACGTCCCGGTCAAGGTCGGCGACCTGATTGGCGCGGCACCAAAGTCCGGGCGTCCAAAATGGACGGAGCTGGCTGAGTTATTTCTCTCGAAGAAGCTAACTGAACGCGCGGCGCTCGATATCTTGGCCAGAATCAGCGCCTCATCGGGTTCGGATGATCGCCTCGAATTTCTCATTAGGGAAGCGACTAAGCGCGGCGCGAAGACGTCGAGCGGGGTAAGAGAGATAACGCCGTTGGAAGGCGTGACTATCAAAACTGGCCGCGGAACGTTGTCATTGTCAGTCAAGAAGTCTGGCGCAAACGCTGAGTTTGCGACCTGGCTTGAGAGCAATCTCGCAGAGATAATCAAAAAATCCTATGCCGAATTTTCAGATGTAAATTCGGTGGATGACAACTGA
- the repA gene encoding plasmid partitioning protein RepA produces the protein MIPVTPLANERPSALATEISERLNAAIREHLLSAFAPDNTKTLRSFSAPEAAELLGVSGQFMRKVHAEGTIPEPDDIRGGRRYYTAQEIWDAREVLEKSSRKKGRYLPRRSGEEQLQVWQLMNFKGGSSKSTTSVHLAHYFALRGYRVLVVDLDPQGSLTSMCGISPEIEFDGLTVYDAIRYDEPVNMADVVVPTYFPGLSIAPSRLMLSEFETESAVHSNPDQPFFTRIRNALAQVEDDFDLVLMDSPPQLGFLTIAGMAAASSLVVPLTPSMLDVSSTAQFLELAGAYMGVIEDAGATLQYDHFKFLITRDEPTDVPSQQLTSFMRALFQDRVMSATALKSTAISDATMLKQSIYEVVRSEMTRATYDRAKGSMDAVGHEVETMIQQSWGRK, from the coding sequence ATGATTCCTGTGACACCATTGGCAAATGAGCGCCCTTCGGCTCTTGCAACGGAGATTTCCGAACGGCTCAACGCTGCCATCAGGGAACATCTGCTCTCTGCTTTTGCCCCAGACAACACGAAGACGCTACGCTCTTTTTCGGCACCTGAGGCCGCTGAGCTCTTGGGGGTATCCGGACAGTTCATGCGAAAGGTTCACGCTGAGGGCACAATCCCTGAACCTGACGATATCCGGGGTGGCCGACGCTACTACACAGCCCAAGAGATATGGGACGCGCGCGAAGTTCTAGAGAAGAGCTCTCGGAAGAAAGGCCGTTATCTGCCTCGCCGCTCGGGAGAAGAGCAGTTGCAAGTTTGGCAGCTGATGAATTTCAAAGGCGGTTCCAGTAAGAGCACGACGAGCGTCCACCTCGCCCACTACTTTGCTCTTCGAGGATATCGGGTCTTGGTTGTTGATCTGGATCCTCAGGGATCTCTCACATCAATGTGCGGGATCAGCCCTGAAATCGAGTTCGATGGACTGACTGTCTATGATGCGATCCGCTACGACGAGCCGGTGAACATGGCTGATGTCGTCGTTCCGACATACTTTCCAGGGCTCTCGATTGCGCCGTCCCGCTTGATGCTGTCCGAGTTTGAGACTGAGTCGGCCGTTCATTCGAACCCAGACCAACCATTCTTTACTCGTATCCGAAATGCTTTGGCACAGGTAGAAGATGACTTTGATCTGGTTCTTATGGACAGCCCGCCACAGCTTGGTTTCCTGACCATTGCTGGGATGGCTGCCGCTAGTTCTTTGGTTGTCCCTCTAACACCTTCGATGTTGGACGTTTCGTCAACTGCTCAGTTTCTTGAACTAGCCGGGGCGTATATGGGTGTGATCGAGGATGCTGGCGCAACTCTCCAATATGATCACTTCAAATTTCTGATCACGCGAGACGAACCAACGGACGTTCCCTCTCAGCAGCTAACGTCTTTCATGCGGGCTTTGTTTCAAGACCGTGTCATGTCGGCAACCGCCTTGAAGAGCACGGCAATCAGTGACGCGACCATGCTCAAACAGTCGATTTATGAAGTGGTCCGTTCCGAAATGACACGGGCCACATATGATCGTGCAAAGGGCTCCATGGATGCTGTGGGACATGAAGTCGAAACGATGATCCAGCAATCGTGGGGGCGTAAATAA
- the scpB gene encoding SMC-Scp complex subunit ScpB: MAKDRSEPELDRALTDLPPELRWREWMRRIEGVLFASASPVPREYLARVVGQEASVDLLVEDLAADLEGRAFEIAQVAGGWMFRTRAAYAPAIRAAADVGDQLLDLSEFDVAVLAAIAYHQPITRDGLKDIFGKEISRDLIGRLHARNLIGTGPRSPRRGAPYTFVTTEQFLVAFGLESLRDLPDREQLEDAGVVGAAPQVDLG, encoded by the coding sequence ATGGCAAAGGACAGATCGGAACCGGAGCTTGATCGCGCGTTGACGGACCTGCCGCCGGAGCTGCGCTGGCGGGAATGGATGCGCCGCATCGAGGGGGTGCTGTTTGCCTCCGCCTCCCCTGTGCCGCGCGAATATCTCGCCCGCGTGGTGGGGCAGGAGGCCTCGGTCGATCTGCTGGTCGAGGACCTTGCCGCCGATCTGGAAGGGCGGGCCTTCGAGATCGCGCAGGTCGCCGGCGGGTGGATGTTCCGGACGCGGGCCGCCTACGCGCCGGCGATCCGCGCCGCGGCGGATGTCGGGGACCAACTGCTCGATCTGAGCGAGTTCGACGTCGCGGTCCTGGCCGCCATCGCTTACCACCAGCCGATCACCCGTGACGGGCTCAAGGACATCTTCGGCAAGGAAATCAGCCGCGATTTGATCGGCCGACTGCATGCGCGCAACCTGATCGGGACCGGGCCACGGTCGCCTCGACGCGGGGCGCCCTATACCTTCGTCACCACCGAACAGTTCCTTGTCGCGTTTGGGTTGGAGAGCCTGCGCGATCTGCCCGATCGCGAGCAGTTGGAGGACGCGGGGGTTGTGGGCGCAGCGCCACAAGTCGATTTGGGCTAA
- a CDS encoding type II toxin-antitoxin system RelE/ParE family toxin, with the protein MSRSIRLTRRAEASLTEIARWTIENFGLRQAELYEAELLNRCESILNGQAHSRSCAVLVDDVDDLRFIRAGEHFLVFLDRSDEVIIVDILHSRSDLPRYVASLSALKSEDS; encoded by the coding sequence ATGAGCCGATCCATCCGGCTGACCCGTCGTGCAGAAGCCAGCCTCACTGAAATCGCCAGATGGACGATTGAGAATTTCGGGCTGCGCCAAGCGGAGCTTTACGAGGCCGAATTGCTCAACCGCTGTGAGAGTATTCTGAATGGCCAAGCCCATAGTCGGAGTTGCGCAGTTCTCGTTGATGATGTCGACGACCTGAGGTTCATAAGGGCAGGGGAGCATTTCCTGGTCTTTCTGGATCGATCGGACGAGGTCATCATCGTGGACATCCTCCATTCCCGCAGCGATCTCCCTCGCTATGTTGCCTCACTTTCGGCTTTGAAATCCGAAGACTCCTGA
- the repC gene encoding plasmid replication protein RepC, with amino-acid sequence MSNIGQRSGWRKATAGLATAEQLAQAGERVAVPKTRAFVALKRVGAHIGLKAGDMMLLDTLGAFTQAQDWEEGQRPIVWASNAYLMEQTGFSLSALKRHARRLAEIGVISFQDSPNGKRWGRRNAEGRIVEAYGFDLSPLSARVDEFEGLHAELRAERELCQRLKRQITVARRMIRARIEAALSSALRGPWRQFTGLFEELLDQLPRRHEASEQLVRLLTWFKELQERVEAAYLKATGAVKPVENTDNKDVHVIEKTQKVNPREVISEPHILITKQLNPVISNSSEKEEAAGVVPNAPPEERVNRDLEDWVAEVRKKRTALDLPTIMQACPEFASWARNMGGFLKDWGDLHRVAGQLRPMIGISEHAWNVAQDRMGTQVATAAFALVFEKHSAGEVSSPGGYLRGMVEKAGAGELHLERSFYGRLSGQAA; translated from the coding sequence ATGTCCAACATAGGCCAACGGTCAGGGTGGCGAAAAGCAACGGCCGGGCTAGCTACTGCTGAGCAACTTGCCCAAGCCGGTGAACGGGTAGCAGTACCCAAAACACGGGCATTTGTCGCGCTCAAGCGCGTTGGTGCACATATCGGCCTGAAGGCTGGCGACATGATGCTCCTCGACACGCTCGGGGCCTTCACGCAGGCCCAGGATTGGGAGGAGGGGCAGCGCCCGATCGTCTGGGCGTCGAACGCCTATCTGATGGAGCAGACGGGCTTTTCGCTCTCCGCGCTCAAGCGCCATGCGCGGCGCCTCGCAGAGATCGGCGTGATCTCCTTCCAGGACAGCCCGAATGGCAAGCGGTGGGGCCGCAGGAACGCTGAGGGGCGTATCGTCGAGGCCTACGGCTTTGATCTGTCGCCGCTGTCGGCCCGCGTCGATGAGTTCGAGGGACTTCATGCCGAGTTGCGGGCCGAGCGCGAACTCTGCCAGCGCCTGAAGCGCCAGATCACGGTGGCACGCCGGATGATCCGAGCCCGGATCGAGGCAGCTCTCAGCAGCGCGCTGCGTGGGCCCTGGAGGCAATTCACGGGGCTTTTCGAAGAGCTTCTCGACCAGCTACCGCGCCGACACGAAGCGTCCGAACAGCTGGTGCGCTTGCTCACATGGTTCAAGGAACTCCAGGAACGGGTTGAGGCGGCCTATCTCAAAGCGACTGGCGCGGTGAAACCTGTGGAAAACACCGATAACAAAGATGTCCATGTCATAGAGAAGACTCAAAAAGTGAACCCCAGGGAGGTCATTTCCGAACCTCATATACTAATTACAAAACAACTTAATCCTGTAATTAGTAATTCCTCTGAAAAAGAGGAAGCGGCGGGTGTGGTGCCCAATGCCCCACCCGAAGAGCGGGTTAATAGGGATCTGGAAGACTGGGTTGCCGAGGTGCGCAAGAAGCGCACAGCGCTCGACCTGCCGACAATCATGCAGGCCTGTCCGGAATTCGCGTCTTGGGCGCGTAATATGGGTGGATTCCTGAAGGATTGGGGCGATTTGCACCGGGTTGCCGGTCAACTCAGGCCGATGATCGGGATCTCGGAGCATGCCTGGAACGTGGCGCAGGACCGAATGGGCACTCAGGTGGCCACGGCAGCGTTTGCGCTTGTCTTCGAGAAGCACAGCGCGGGTGAAGTTTCCTCGCCGGGTGGATATCTGCGCGGCATGGTCGAGAAAGCCGGGGCAGGGGAGCTGCATCTGGAGCGCAGCTTCTATGGTAGGCTCAGTGGGCAGGCAGCGTGA
- a CDS encoding DUF736 domain-containing protein, producing the protein MTTNCIKFTSADIETAKGVGSISTLTFDLDITVEPVASANPMAPTHRVLGRSPRGKLVECGGIWKKQNKETGADYYTLTIRDHGFNANLGKAANQDDLSLQAIIPWGPKDAA; encoded by the coding sequence ATGACCACGAACTGCATCAAATTCACCAGCGCCGATATCGAAACCGCCAAGGGCGTCGGCTCCATCTCGACGCTGACCTTTGACCTGGACATCACGGTCGAACCCGTCGCGAGCGCGAACCCGATGGCCCCCACGCACCGCGTCCTCGGCCGCTCCCCGCGCGGCAAGCTGGTCGAGTGCGGCGGCATCTGGAAGAAGCAGAACAAGGAGACCGGCGCTGACTACTACACGCTGACCATCCGCGATCACGGCTTCAACGCCAACCTCGGCAAGGCCGCGAACCAGGACGATCTGTCCCTGCAGGCCATCATCCCCTGGGGTCCAAAAGACGCCGCCTGA
- a CDS encoding LysR substrate-binding domain-containing protein: MALRIQDLYTFHVVARAGAMQDAAHELGVTPGAISQRISAVEERHGVRLFTRSKNGIALTTAGLALQSDVSRAFSTIEAAHEKHFVGLGHKLRITTSATFAHSMLVSSLGRFAEAHSAIKVSVETEDRLVNLRSEPVDLAIRHGLGDYPGLQSEWLCSPELMLVASPKLLDRLGPLENPSDCLRYSLLPDATGKDWSIWFEAQGIEASGATYGTQYGNDFLTVKAVIDGQGLALLNDVYVNEGLASGQLVRALGAAWPTAFAYYAVALAEKFERPAVSTFVKWLKKDLDS; this comes from the coding sequence ATGGCACTTCGCATCCAGGACCTCTACACATTCCACGTCGTCGCACGCGCAGGCGCAATGCAGGACGCCGCGCACGAACTTGGCGTGACGCCGGGTGCGATCAGTCAACGCATCAGTGCAGTCGAGGAGCGCCACGGGGTACGTCTCTTCACCCGTAGTAAAAATGGAATCGCACTCACGACGGCAGGTCTTGCGCTTCAATCAGACGTCAGTAGGGCGTTCTCGACGATTGAAGCAGCTCACGAAAAACACTTTGTTGGTCTCGGTCACAAGCTGCGGATCACCACATCGGCGACTTTTGCCCATTCCATGCTTGTTTCCAGTCTAGGGCGGTTTGCAGAGGCGCATTCAGCAATCAAAGTTTCGGTCGAAACCGAAGACCGATTGGTGAACCTCAGGTCAGAACCCGTTGATCTGGCGATCCGCCATGGTCTTGGCGACTATCCGGGACTGCAGTCCGAATGGCTATGTTCTCCAGAGCTGATGCTTGTCGCCAGTCCCAAGCTCTTGGACCGCCTTGGCCCGCTTGAAAACCCATCTGACTGTCTGCGGTATAGTTTATTGCCCGATGCCACAGGTAAGGATTGGTCGATCTGGTTTGAGGCGCAGGGCATTGAGGCCAGCGGCGCGACCTACGGCACACAATACGGCAACGACTTTTTAACGGTTAAGGCAGTGATCGACGGTCAGGGATTGGCATTGTTGAATGATGTCTACGTGAACGAGGGCTTGGCTTCAGGGCAGTTGGTGCGCGCATTGGGTGCCGCATGGCCGACCGCCTTTGCATATTATGCTGTCGCACTTGCCGAGAAGTTTGAAAGACCGGCAGTCTCAACCTTTGTCAAATGGCTCAAAAAGGACCTGGACTCATAG
- a CDS encoding DUF1403 family protein — translation MTYQAATISNHLNTLPQLPGWVTSGRAETLEDVAFLSGAALNHLHLVLGRVEVPQALLRDRLALRAAEACMAFSGRPERAGELRDAIHLLRPSDLPGPAGETYLAWRRAVERSVSVKALSRALPTFESCQIATWLDTGKGLPVARAAMVLEAVLTEVPRADVLALILADIALAQALGWGHLMPLLATGLKRADLRKQGDDLRFACHLALISSVVEVVRLSADLARRAAHLKAVAPKLRAKGAGEAVEMFLTRDAVAPSALPLPDRAARRLCDRLVELGAVRELTGRDTFRLYGV, via the coding sequence ATGACATATCAGGCCGCCACTATTTCGAACCACCTGAACACCCTACCGCAGCTGCCGGGATGGGTCACCTCAGGACGTGCCGAAACCCTTGAAGATGTTGCGTTTTTGTCGGGCGCGGCGTTGAACCACCTGCATCTTGTGTTGGGGCGCGTGGAGGTGCCCCAAGCCTTGTTGCGGGATCGGCTCGCGCTGCGCGCGGCCGAGGCTTGTATGGCCTTTTCTGGCCGACCGGAACGGGCAGGGGAGCTGCGCGACGCGATTCATCTTCTGCGCCCTAGCGATCTACCTGGCCCCGCGGGGGAAACTTACCTTGCCTGGCGTCGCGCGGTGGAACGGTCGGTGTCGGTCAAGGCTTTGAGCCGAGCTTTACCGACGTTCGAGTCGTGCCAGATCGCCACGTGGCTTGATACGGGGAAAGGGTTGCCGGTAGCCCGTGCCGCGATGGTGCTGGAGGCGGTGCTGACCGAAGTGCCTCGGGCCGATGTGCTGGCGTTGATCCTCGCGGATATAGCCCTCGCCCAAGCACTTGGTTGGGGTCATCTGATGCCGCTGCTGGCGACTGGCCTGAAACGGGCTGACCTGCGCAAGCAAGGCGATGATCTTCGCTTCGCCTGTCATCTCGCGCTGATCTCCTCAGTGGTTGAGGTCGTGCGTCTCTCCGCCGACCTCGCGCGGCGGGCGGCGCATCTCAAGGCGGTCGCACCCAAGCTGCGGGCGAAGGGGGCGGGGGAGGCCGTGGAGATGTTCCTGACCCGCGATGCGGTGGCGCCTTCGGCCTTGCCCTTGCCGGACCGCGCTGCGCGGCGGCTCTGCGACCGGCTGGTCGAACTCGGCGCGGTGCGTGAGCTGACCGGCCGCGATACTTTCCGGCTCTACGGGGTGTAG
- a CDS encoding MFS transporter: protein MSATTSAQPRQNWTVVIFGFLALSLAFSSRAALGLIMPVWQTEFGWTSSYISSVGAAALLIMAIVAPFAGRLVDRRGSQFTLNLGMGLLGVGCAIVALMNGKLMFVIGFAGFCAIGFGIVATHVVATAVTRIFSDNQGLATGIGTSGATGGQFLIVPLIAALLAFASWRWSFGALSLASLALIPCIRMSMRPDMSSNEAEGRKDDPSTMRQDFTSIVRQPAFHLLFWSFLICGFTTTGVVETHLLPFAAFCGFPPIPSATAYGLLSLVNLIGMIAAGWLTDRVNRPMLLAAIYMLRALTFILLGSIPGTSIEMLFLFAVLFGAVDYSTVPVTASLVASHVGIKTMGLAMGLISAGHALGGAMGAFAGGYIFTATQTYTLVWTGSVWLAVGAGALALFLKAHPITKAAAS, encoded by the coding sequence ATGTCAGCAACCACATCCGCCCAACCACGCCAGAACTGGACCGTTGTCATCTTCGGGTTCCTGGCACTGTCGCTCGCCTTCTCCAGCCGAGCCGCCCTTGGATTGATCATGCCTGTTTGGCAAACCGAGTTCGGGTGGACCAGTAGTTATATCTCTAGCGTCGGAGCGGCAGCGCTCTTGATTATGGCTATTGTTGCCCCATTTGCAGGGCGCTTGGTGGATCGTCGCGGATCGCAGTTCACACTCAACCTGGGCATGGGATTGCTAGGGGTCGGCTGTGCAATCGTGGCACTAATGAACGGCAAGCTGATGTTCGTCATCGGCTTTGCCGGGTTCTGTGCCATCGGCTTTGGAATTGTCGCGACCCATGTTGTGGCCACGGCAGTCACCCGCATCTTTTCCGACAATCAGGGGCTGGCGACAGGGATTGGCACATCAGGTGCGACGGGTGGTCAATTTCTGATCGTCCCTTTGATCGCAGCGCTATTGGCATTTGCAAGCTGGCGCTGGAGCTTTGGTGCCTTATCGCTTGCGAGCCTCGCGTTGATCCCATGCATTCGGATGAGCATGCGACCAGATATGTCATCAAACGAAGCCGAAGGGCGAAAAGACGACCCATCAACAATGCGGCAGGACTTCACCTCCATTGTACGACAGCCTGCCTTTCATCTCCTGTTTTGGAGCTTTCTGATTTGTGGGTTTACGACGACTGGCGTCGTTGAAACACATTTGCTGCCCTTTGCGGCATTCTGTGGATTTCCACCCATTCCAAGTGCAACCGCCTATGGTTTGCTGTCCCTCGTCAACCTCATCGGCATGATAGCTGCCGGTTGGCTCACGGATCGTGTCAATCGTCCGATGTTGCTGGCAGCAATATACATGCTGCGGGCGCTGACATTCATCCTACTCGGCAGCATTCCCGGAACATCTATTGAAATGCTGTTCTTGTTCGCCGTTCTGTTTGGCGCGGTCGACTATTCGACAGTTCCCGTCACGGCCAGTTTGGTCGCGAGCCATGTTGGGATCAAAACGATGGGTCTCGCTATGGGTTTGATCTCTGCAGGCCACGCCCTCGGCGGGGCAATGGGTGCGTTCGCTGGCGGCTATATCTTTACCGCGACACAGACCTACACCCTTGTCTGGACAGGCTCAGTTTGGTTGGCAGTCGGGGCCGGAGCGTTGGCGTTGTTTTTGAAAGCACACCCAATAACCAAAGCTGCGGCATCTTGA
- a CDS encoding IS110 family RNA-guided transposase: MQVTTIGVDLAKNVFQVHGITASEEVVFNKPLRRAQFLPFFAKLEPCLIGMESCSSAHHWARELTALGHEVRLIPPMYVKPYVKRGKSDAIDAEAICEAVTRPTMRFVATKTVEQQSLLSLHRARDLLVRQRTQLINNLRGLVAEFGIFIPKGLARVIGFAEDITLGEVLDLPDIANEVIRNLSEQLMALHKRVRWYEERLKQVAKEDTRVRLLRTIPGVGAVTASAIIASIGDGHQFKNGREFAAWLGLTPANKSSGGKEKLGRITKMGDQYLRSLLVVGMTSLVRQTRSHPERASKWLTSLLERKPARVATVAMANKTARIVWAVLTRNEPYSPRTIA, from the coding sequence ATGCAAGTTACCACAATCGGTGTTGATCTGGCCAAGAACGTTTTCCAAGTCCACGGGATCACCGCGAGCGAAGAAGTCGTGTTCAACAAGCCGCTGCGACGAGCGCAATTTCTGCCGTTCTTTGCAAAACTGGAACCGTGCCTGATTGGCATGGAGTCGTGCAGCAGTGCGCATCATTGGGCCCGTGAACTGACAGCTCTTGGTCACGAGGTTCGGCTGATTCCGCCGATGTATGTGAAGCCATATGTCAAACGCGGTAAGTCTGATGCCATTGACGCCGAAGCAATTTGCGAGGCAGTGACTCGACCCACCATGCGGTTTGTTGCGACCAAAACAGTCGAGCAGCAATCCCTGTTGTCGCTGCATCGGGCGCGTGACCTTTTGGTGCGCCAAAGAACGCAACTCATCAACAATCTGCGTGGTCTGGTCGCGGAGTTCGGTATCTTCATTCCCAAAGGGCTGGCCCGTGTGATTGGATTTGCTGAGGACATCACTCTTGGTGAAGTGCTCGACTTGCCAGACATCGCCAACGAGGTGATCCGCAACCTGTCAGAACAGCTCATGGCTCTGCATAAGCGGGTCCGATGGTATGAAGAGCGCCTCAAGCAAGTGGCCAAAGAAGATACGCGTGTCCGTTTGCTGCGCACTATACCCGGCGTCGGCGCGGTGACGGCTTCTGCGATCATCGCCAGCATTGGAGATGGTCACCAATTCAAAAACGGCCGGGAGTTCGCAGCATGGCTGGGTTTAACGCCTGCCAACAAATCCAGCGGCGGTAAAGAGAAGTTGGGGCGGATCACCAAGATGGGTGACCAGTATCTGCGATCATTGCTTGTCGTTGGTATGACATCACTCGTTCGACAAACACGATCCCACCCCGAGCGAGCCAGCAAATGGCTTACATCCTTGCTTGAACGCAAACCTGCGCGTGTCGCAACTGTTGCCATGGCCAACAAGACCGCCCGGATCGTCTGGGCTGTCCTGACCCGCAACGAACCCTACAGCCCACGCACTATAGCCTGA
- a CDS encoding tyrosine-type recombinase/integrase, translating to MAAEDEKSTSSNSGAFSIAQDDERDQEKSDDISLPAHVAGSGSLDRLVDTARDYAHAAASDNTLKAYAKDWAHFTRWCRMKGAEPLPPSPEMIGLYLADLASGTGPSPARSVSTIDRRLSGLAWNYAQRGFALDRKNRHIASVLAGIKRRHARPPVQKEAILAEDILAMVATLPFDLRGLRDRAILLIGYAGGLRRSEIVNLDVHKDDTPDSGGWIEIFDKGALLTLNAKTGWREVEVGRGSKDQTCPVHALEQWLHFAKIDFGPVFVGTSRDGKRASEARLNDKHVARLIKRTVLDAGIRSDLPEKDRLALFSGHSLRAGLASSAEVDERYVQKQLGHASAEMTRRYQRRRDRFRVNLTRAAGL from the coding sequence ATGGCCGCAGAGGACGAGAAATCGACATCATCAAACTCTGGTGCGTTTAGTATCGCTCAGGACGACGAGAGAGATCAAGAAAAAAGCGACGATATCTCCCTACCCGCCCACGTCGCGGGCTCCGGCAGCCTGGATCGCCTCGTCGATACGGCCCGCGACTATGCCCACGCCGCAGCTTCTGACAATACGCTGAAGGCCTATGCCAAGGATTGGGCGCATTTCACGCGCTGGTGCCGGATGAAGGGCGCGGAGCCTCTGCCCCCTTCACCCGAAATGATCGGGCTCTACCTTGCGGACCTGGCGTCCGGAACGGGCCCCTCCCCTGCCCGATCGGTTAGCACCATCGACCGCCGCCTGTCGGGCCTCGCCTGGAACTATGCGCAGCGCGGCTTTGCCCTCGATCGCAAGAACCGGCACATCGCGTCGGTGCTGGCCGGAATCAAGCGTAGGCACGCACGTCCGCCGGTTCAGAAGGAGGCAATTCTGGCCGAGGACATCCTCGCGATGGTGGCTACCCTTCCTTTCGATCTGCGCGGGCTCCGGGACCGGGCGATTCTGTTGATCGGCTACGCTGGCGGCCTCCGCCGTTCGGAAATCGTCAACCTCGACGTTCACAAGGACGATACGCCGGACTCGGGCGGTTGGATCGAGATCTTCGACAAGGGCGCCCTGCTCACCCTCAATGCAAAGACTGGCTGGCGCGAGGTCGAGGTTGGCCGTGGCTCCAAGGATCAAACCTGCCCAGTCCATGCGCTCGAGCAATGGCTGCATTTCGCCAAGATCGACTTCGGTCCGGTCTTTGTCGGGACCTCGCGCGATGGCAAACGGGCATCAGAGGCGCGGCTGAACGACAAGCATGTCGCACGCCTGATCAAGCGCACGGTGCTGGACGCCGGCATCCGGTCGGATCTGCCCGAGAAAGACCGCCTGGCGCTGTTCTCCGGTCACAGCTTGCGCGCCGGTCTCGCCAGCTCCGCCGAAGTCGACGAGCGCTATGTCCAGAAGCAGTTGGGGCACGCTTCGGCCGAGATGACTCGCCGCTATCAGCGCCGCCGAGACAGGTTCCGCGTCAACCTGACGAGGGCAGCCGGGTTGTGA
- a CDS encoding type II toxin-antitoxin system ParD family antitoxin, whose protein sequence is MVTRNVVLTETQDHLVQALVASGRYQNVSEAMRAGLRLLEQEEAQITGIRQGLLEGLAQANAGDFAEGSGKNAIRRAFATARTRS, encoded by the coding sequence ATGGTGACACGCAACGTTGTCCTGACCGAAACCCAAGACCATCTGGTTCAAGCGCTGGTGGCGTCCGGGCGATACCAGAATGTGAGTGAAGCCATGCGCGCTGGCCTGAGGCTGCTCGAGCAGGAAGAGGCGCAGATCACGGGCATCCGCCAAGGACTTCTCGAAGGTCTGGCGCAGGCAAATGCGGGTGATTTTGCGGAAGGCAGCGGCAAAAATGCGATCCGTAGGGCCTTTGCGACTGCGCGCACGCGTTCATGA